The genomic segment TTGACGGAGACGCGTAATGATGGACTAATGCTTCATGACAGGAGCAGCATTTACAAGAAAAACTAAAGTACAGGTGCAGAATGATTACTGCAACGCATCTGTCATAAAAGACACACTCCAACCACGTTATCTAACATCAGTGCAAAAGGTCTGTTCCTTCAGGTTCTGGCCTCCTGTTATCCAACATGTTACGCCTCTATCGCGACCTCTGGCCACCCACGACTTTCCGAACCATTCACTGCTTTAGTCGCCCCAGGAAAACTTAAACTGCCTTCGCACAAAGACTCTTGTGCCGAGTTTGTCCCAACTCATTGTTGAAGAGTTGACACCCATTCCTCTGCTCCCCCTCGCTCCACGCCGGACTATTCTGTGAGGAGAAGCTTTTGTTGTGTCAGAGAGGAGGTCATGTTCCCGTGGAAATGTACTGAGTGCTCCTGGACACATCAAAAGGACAGGAGACAATAAGAAAAACATCACCGCTGCCTATGTTCAaggaaagaaggagaaagaacGAGATCTGTGCTCGAGACATGACACGAACTGACACTGAGGCTGGAGATAATTACTGAGTTACCTTGAACTAAACTCCTTCACTAACAGATAActtgaagtttttttttgttctttttttttcgcTGATGCCACAATTAACCAAAACTGATTCTTCTGCTTCAGGGAAAACCCTGCCGATCTGAACAGCTCTCTGGAGGCAACAAGGAGAGCGACGCTTTGTTGAAGCTTCCTGCAGGTTTATGTTGAACGGGATCTCTAATTATAAACAGCAGGGGCAACGCTAAACAATAGGAAGGAGCTATTAAACTTGTAAAAGAGGAAGCATCACCCTCTATAAGACAATTCATCAAACAGGAAATCGAATTTCTCCTTAACTGACCCGCAACGTGATGAAGCTACAGACCTCGCCGCtactttgtatttgttttatcacatacagtaacagacgTTTAAAGGCTAAAAGTGCCAGAGGCTAAAGTTTTAATGTGGGTCAAATGTTGTTTCACAAACTGAAGAAACGGCAACATAAAGCTTGGTTCATGTCAAAGAGGCAGTGGGAAACCTGAAGCATCCCTGAGAGCAAAACAACTCGGCTCATTAGCTTCCGTCTCCTCCGATAAACAGCTTTCGCCTCCTTATGAGTCCTGTAGCAGCGCTACCATCGTCCCGTGGGTCGCTTTGTAAATAGTGTGAGAAAACCCGCTGAAGTGAAGGGAAACCTACCCAGTAATCCATGTTGTCGAGGCGACTCTCACCAAAAGTCCCCTTTAACTGCGGCTACTCAGAAAAGTCACCTCCAGCTGCCTGCGTGTAGCCGTCGGCTTCTCTCAACATGCTACTTTCAAAGACGCAGACGCAAGCTAACCCTGATTCAGGAAGTGAGTCGGCCCGATTTAGCTGCGCGCCGTCTGCGCATGAGTAGATCTGACAACGCTCTGTCTACCTGTAACCCGCCAAAGCGTCCTGCCCGCGAGGCGTCGCATGTTTTGTACATCTTTAGTGATGGAACCGGGGCACCGCACGCTTTGACGTACACAACTGGATGAGTTAGCAAAGAACGACGAGGCGTTCACGAGTCCTCATAAATGCAGAATGCGTTCAAGTAATAGGCTGTCCAGTTAAAGCATGACCCAAGTTCTATAGAGCCCCAAATCAAACATTGGTTGGTTTGGTTGGAATTGGTCTTCAATTGAGGTGCTCATAAACGTTTTGTTAAATGAGAGATTACAAAAAGAAAGAATTGTACACTGTTGTACGTAGGAAAGAACTCGGACAAGAAAATTGTTGTGAATTTTGATATGATGTTGCACAGGTGGAAGGATGATTAAGaagattaattaataattatattattatccattattatagtattaaacacattttaaggAACCTTATCTAGAAAAACATTAGTATTAAGCAGAATTAACTGAATGACATATATCACACTTCATATTGCTGCACTGTAGCTGAGTGAgggtaattaattaaaattaaataaaaaattaatattGATGTGTCAGAATTTTGCAAACAGTGATGATTTTAAAGCACTTCCACATTTAGCTATACAACTGTTTTAGGCTGATCCACAGTGGTTTCTGTATATTTGACATGACTACTGTAGGTAATGATAACGGAGTCATCATTTACGTCCATTCATTCGCTGCTTGACATCTTTATATTGGAGGAGAACAGCGCCTCGGAGCCGCcgtgtagtggcactgcagttAAAGTGCTCTATGCTGTTTGGTTCTGGCTTTTTGTTGTAATTTTTGTTtagatgttatttttattgtatattCCCGGAGATAATTAGAAATCAAGTTCATACTAAAGTAGTATACATGCATACAATTTAAAATAGTTTGATGAAAAATTTTTGTCACTTTtgattaaaaataatcaaacacatttaggtatacatatatgtatgtttaacttcactgcttttatctGACAGcgttatttacttttttatttacgTGTTTACATGTGCAGAACaaaaaacagtcaaacagcTAATAAAGGGTGAAATATTCTTAGGATAAACTGGATGAGGGACACAAAGTAGCTAAAATAAACTATTTTACACCTTTACTAACTGCTGTTTTTGCTCTACATTGCACATTAGGTCtacacaaaacataaacacagaagTGTTGCCTCACTTGTAGTGAATTTGCTTGCATGACAAGCGTTTGTCATCATTAGGCTGGAAAATATCGTCCTTAAACACAACTGATTGGGGCTGGACATATTACAGAATTATCGCTAGATGTTTGATACAATATTTTTCAAATGCATTTGACGTTTTGCTGGTTACAATTAAAGTCATCTCTATTTGTTTGTCTATTTACTTATTATTGTCATAATTAATTTTCCAAAATTTTGCTCATTTCAATCTACGGCACCTGATCAGCTTAACATGCAGGTTTCAAATCTTGATCAAAGTTTGGActtaataaaacaacagtgaAGACCTTATGCTTATTCATAAAACTCACCAAAAGACTTAAGTAATCCTTCATTTTCTCAAGAGGGCAGCTAAAGTTCACCATGAAGATGTTTCTAAGGACAAAAGGCACtaagttatttaaaaaatatataatataaagggAAAAGCTCAAACGAGATATTTAATTCACTCCACAAGTTCCCTGCAGATCACATCAATTAGATTTCACTTGGCACAACCTTAATAAATGAAAAGGCTTGCACCTGTCTGAAGGCTTCTTGGAGCATCTCTGAACTAATGTTGAAGTAAAATCTACATTAAATTGTTAGATTGTGCTTTTATAAATGAACATGCGTCTGTCCTTTCTGCATCCATTAGTAGAAGAcgcacatttgttgtttttgttatcaAAGGGCCACAACACAAAGTTGCGTATTGAAAAAGCTATCAGAATGAAAGAAGAGGCATCTCACGTTAGTCGGAGGGTGAAAGGGGCGACTTGAAGCCAAAGCCCCATTCCCTACTTAGAATCTACCATCTTCACAAAAAGAGACTTCTCCAAAGGACAACGATCCCAGTGTAATTGGTGTACACTGCCTTCAAAAGATGAGGTGAAAGCTACAATGGATTGCCTGTGAAAAGAAACTCCAAAGCACATTAAAAGTGAATTACTTCTTGTGTAAAGTGTGTTCGGGGTCATTCTGGTCACGACGCGCGCACCTCTCCAAAAGCGCACACGTCTCCAAAGGCGCACTCCATACTTTCTAAAAGGCAGTCACATTGTTGAGGGGTTTCACAAGAGGTGTACATATGGCATCCGGGTtgcaattaaatgtttttaagatgtttttcttttcttaaagaagtttccttctccttttctctctctcccggcAGCTCTTTACCAGGGAGAACAAGAGGAGGGGGGCGCATTGAATGGCTTCGCTGCTAGTTTGGGATGACAACAATCTGGTCAGCGAGTTGTTGGACTTTGATTGCCCCCTTCAAAACGTCcttcaaacaaaaagctgaaggcgAAAATAAAGCCCCACCTGGTACCTCTGTttgctaaaataataataaatagattTCGTTTAATAAATAAGCAAAGGAGACTGTAAAGTGAAGTAGTAGAGGAAGTATTAATCAGGAGCTTCGGGCAGTTATCACCTGCTCGGGCGCTCGCCGAGTTTATTGTTAAATATTGTTACTTCATTTTTTGTACCAAGTCTGCTCCGATATCTGCTATTTCCACAGCAACTGGCCGCTTATGTTTGCCCATACTTTGCATAACAAGCAGGATACTACAGCACACTGATAAAAATCAAGGATAGAGACTGACAACTTCAAACCCACACCTGTCCATGATATCCGAAAATGGATTTGGCATCAATGATTATTTGTAAAGTGGTAATATTTAGTTTACTTTGGACTTTTTTGTGCCTTTTATAACAGCAAGGCACCATCTCCTATCTCACTACTGTATTTGTCCAGTTTATTGAAAGCATATGGTTATCAGATTGCTCCCAAAACACATATTTAGACAGAAAGTTAAGGAGAGCTTTTTCGCGACCCATTGTTGGCAATTGTAAATCATGTTTAATCGCTGCCACGCTCCCCACCTCGCCCTCACCAGAGCCGAAACGCGTCTGCACATTGTTGCCATGAGTGTTTTATTTCGTAAAGGCAAGGTTTGATATAAAACTACAGTGCGTCACTGAGTTGTCGCCACAGCGGCTGTGTTTTTGGAGATGTCATAGCGCACAGATACACGACCGTCTAATGAAAGAAATCGAACTTTTATTGATGTGACACACAACAAGACCCCTTGTACTATCACTTCACACAAAGGGTTTCACCCTCTTAAACGCGCTTTGTTGGGTGGCCTCATGCGTAATTGTCTTTATCCAAATACCGCAGCTTTGCGCTATAACGCACTAAGCAATGTTTATCCAAATATGACTGCCAATAAAAATGAAGCTTTTCTTTGATATGGTTTACATTTTTGAAAACAACTCAGACAAGTGCTTCTCCTAAAATAATTTTCCGCCAGTTTTAAGTGGGGGCGATTTCACCGCAGCCTACGTTTTAATGCTTGGGTGATTTACGCATAATCAAATTACGCACCTCcaacattttatttgaaaaagAACGCAGAGATATAGCTGCTTCAGCGCGTGTTTTTAATGCTGTGGCAAACTTGTCAGTTGACTTTAGAGGCCAGTTTACCCAGTTCCCAGTGGGACCAGCGTGTTCCCCCTGCGGCATGTGCCACGTGAAAAGTGCCATTCCAAGGACCCCCCAAAACAAACGACCTCACAACAAAAAGTAAATCAATCCTTGTGTGAAAATTAAATGCAATTCCGAACATTAGGCAAATAAATCGAATTTTTACTGTaaacttttaaatttaaaaagaaattacAATCAATGTAACTTTATTCCAACCTTAATTGAAGTTGCAATAACAAGATCTCCCAATAGAGCTGAGCATCGTCTACGCTCAACTGTACCATACTGTATAAATTGTGTAGCCTTTGTATGAATAACAACCCTGGATAAATATAGTTATGAAACACGTGGTTTAATAAAGATGTCCTTTTGATACTGGATGTTAGTAGGCTTCACACATACTGAGTGTGAATAATGTTAATACAGAGTCACCAGTGCAGTCCTGCATGCTGCTTAACTTTAAATATGAATAACCTAACGAGCATCTCTGGCACTTTATTCCGCGTAATTATTGCACAAAGAAATACAGAAgtgtgaaaaaaaattaaaggggGTACGAGTGGAGGACGCGCTGCGCGGAAGCTGATTGGCCACTTGACAGGCGCTGTTGATTCAGGCGTCCACCGGGCAAAAAGATAAGATAAAGGCCATATAAAATGACAAAGATGCGCCTCCGTCCCTCACTGTCAGCTGCACGTGAACGCCGGCTGCCATCTCCAGCTACGGGAGCGGATTAAAAACGGCTGCCTGTCCGTGTCTTCACCTCTCATCACTAGGTAAGTGCACAAATGACCAGTCGAAATGTTATTTTGTGTTGTCAGGCTTTGTTCCACATTTTTTATAAAGgaattttgttttaattaattaaatctcCGAAAATGCAGATTCACTCCTTTAGAGTTTGACAAAAATAaagactttcaaaataagacaatACTTGGTTAATAGCAATTTCTTCATTTTCTCAGGATGTCTCCTAAAAGACGATGCGCTCCGTCTGAGCTGATGCTGAGCAGGTTTTCTCACGCACTCAGTGAAGCTGGTAACGCGTCAGACGTCTTCAGGGTGAACCTGCCTCCGAACCCGCTGGCTTTCCCAAGAGGAACAGACGCGTCCTCCGCGAAGCCTCCGACGCACACGCCCAGATGTGAGCAGCCCGGACACCGGGGCCGGCGTAGGATGAAGGCGAACGACAGAGAGCGTCACCGGATGCACAACCTGAACTCCGCCCTGGACCTGCTGAGGAGCATCCTGCCGGCGCTGCCCGAGGACGCGAAGCTCACCAAGATCGAAACGCTGCGCTTCGCCTACAACTACATCTGGGCTCTGACCGAGACTCTGCGGATGACGGAGCAACAGGGACACACGGCGGCACCGGGCCTGAGCAGCCCGTCCAGCGTTTCCTCTGCGGACTTTAACGCATCTGTTGATGAAATAAGATGCAAAATCTTCACAGATGAATCCAACACTTTTCCCATTACCTTTTATTTTAAGTCACTATATGGAGACAATCTCAGAAATACTTTAAATCACTGACTTTTACATTTCACTGATCCATGTATGTGACCGTCACCTTCTCCACCACCTATGAATGTATGTAGCTTTTCTAGTAAACAGTAACATCACTGGAGGGTTCAACTTAGCATTAGCCAGTCCTTTGAACAggtttacaataataataataataataataataggcaATGTACCTAAGGAACAGCCAAAGAAGATCAATCAATTATTTAGTAAAACGAACAATACCTGGTTTAatctaaaatatttatttggCAACATTTGTTCAAGTGTATTTGCAGCATAAAAGTGGGTCTACAAAAGAAAGAAGTAGAAAACATGAAGTCTCTTGTGGTTAAAGTAGTCTGGTTTTTCCATTTGTGATTCCAAAGAGCAACTAATGAATACAAAAATTACTAAACAGTGGTTGTCattacaacaataataaaaaaaaaagggaatgAGATTATACAAATGCCAAACCTAATGTGCAAATGAACATTTTCAAATCTGTTTCCTTACTGTCCCGTCACCAGTGACTGTGCTGAAATAGACTGTAAGAGAAGACCATGATAGGTTTTGGAGCATTCTAACTTTGAGATGTTTtgggttctgtggttctgttctgtcgAGGTTTGCAGTTCAAACCCTACAGGCAGGGCTTTACTTTGGGAAGACTGTGACCACGTCGTAGCCCTCAGGTGGAGTCACCCGCTCACGTGCGTGCTTCTCACAATAAATCTGGTCCTCCACAAAGAAATGTCCCTTCTGTTTTAGGTTGACGTCGCAGTCTGCGCAGGTGTAGCACTCAGGGTGACGGAGCTTTGTCCTCAGCTTCACCACCATCCCCctgaaacacacatgcaaagatCACATGTGTGAGAGACTGCAGGGACGTGCTTTAATTCAGATTGCAGTCAGGGCTACACCCACAACTAATTGAAAACACTTCTTGTAATCTAGCTTTTAGCTTGGTTTTTAAATGGTGTGGAAAAGAAAGATgtagaagaaagcctttattggtcattatcacatcttGATAATGACCGTGGGGGAGCAGTGCACTGCCATACAAGgcgcctggggagctagtgagtgtgtcttactcaaggacacacctggagcccTGGTGGGTTTTAACCTGGGACCTCCTTCTTCCCAGGCCAATACTAtacccactgagctaccaggccactggTAGCTTGATGAAACGATATGATAAAGGGCTGAAACACAGTAGCCATGACTAAAATGTTTAgaccactctcctcctctcgcaAAGTGCACTTTATTCTAAGACTGGGCAGCAGGAATAAAGAAAACATCTGGGGAGGGAAGACGTTTATTCTGGGGTTATTATGTGATTAGGCCACCAGATGGCGACAAACCCCAGAGACAAAAAGGGTCTTTAGAGCAGTTTACTGCCAcaggaaaaaaattaaaatttgatACCAAATGTCTTATCAGCAAAGATCTGAACAGATCTGTTTGGATGCATTCAGATGGATCCACGAATAAGCACATTTGTAAAAACATCAATGCTGAGGAATAATTACACTTACACAATCCCAGATCCACATTTGTCACAGATGGGTAACTGGTCTGCGTTCCCCACTGAGGAGCCAACCTTTGTTGCAGGGGCTTTCACACTCCTGAAGCCAGAGGGCTTATCGGAGTCACCTGTGAATAAAATGTCAGACTTGTTGAGGTTCCACATAATTAGCTTTTATACTATTTAAGTAAAAAACCCTGACCTCAACCCTCTTTGATGGAGTAGAGCGTAACAACCAGGCTCTCATACCTGTCTCAAGAATCTCCTGAAGCACCTTAAACGAAGCAGACTGGCGAGGAGGCTCCTCAGACTCTTGGTTCTCCTGCAACATCTTATAGACCTCTGACTCTGCTGCTAAAGGCGGCCGTTTGCTGCCCTTTGATTGATCTGCTGGGGCTGGTGAGGCTCTAAACAGGAATGGTGTACATCTCAATATATATGCAGAAGCCAGACATAAATACCTTTTTTTTAGAACCAATAATTGGTTATGTCACTTAATGTCTTCTGCCCTCCGACAAGCCTTTACATCACTGCTTGTTCTTGTAAGCTGGTGGGAGTGTTTGGCCTAAAGCAGATGTGTAGCAGGGTAGACACAGGGCCACAGGTCCAGGTCATCACAGGTCACATTTTGAATATGATCATATATAATATGCATGAAGAGGTATTAAACCGCCT from the Betta splendens chromosome 15, fBetSpl5.4, whole genome shotgun sequence genome contains:
- the pdlim1 gene encoding PDZ and LIM domain protein 1 isoform X2 — its product is MVCLEALKCQVNPGSKAAQANLCIGDIILSIDGEATENMTHLEAQNKIKGCVEEMALSIDRSESKLWSPLSSEEGKTHPYKMNLASEPREVKHIGSTHNRSALPFGPKVVTNQYNSPSGLYSSENIKNFNTAVEEVKTVAAPSEPNSKASPAPADQSKGSKRPPLAAESEVYKMLQENQESEEPPRQSASFKVLQEILETGDSDKPSGFRSVKAPATKVGSSVGNADQLPICDKCGSGIVGMVVKLRTKLRHPECYTCADCDVNLKQKGHFFVEDQIYCEKHARERVTPPEGYDVVTVFPK